From the genome of Pseudomonas yamanorum, one region includes:
- a CDS encoding helix-turn-helix domain-containing protein yields the protein MELKQAFGQALKLLRTSKRLTQEDFSSISSRTYLSTLERGLKCPTLEKLEGLASVMEVHPLSVLTAAYQIKGDDGGLDSLLARIRAEVSSSAGASK from the coding sequence ATGGAGCTAAAGCAAGCGTTTGGTCAGGCACTTAAGCTGCTGAGAACTTCCAAGAGGCTGACCCAGGAAGATTTTTCAAGCATCAGCAGTCGGACATACCTGAGCACCCTTGAGCGCGGTCTCAAATGCCCCACTTTGGAAAAGCTTGAAGGGCTGGCATCGGTCATGGAGGTTCATCCTTTAAGCGTCCTTACGGCTGCTTATCAGATCAAGGGCGATGACGGGGGCCTCGACTCTTTATTGGCACGCATACGGGCAGAGGTTAGCTCGTCAGCAGGGGCATCCAAATAG
- a CDS encoding LysR family transcriptional regulator: MLELRQLKAFVAIAEEGYITRAAERLGMQQPPLTRLLQSLEAELGVVLMERLPRGVRPTTAGLALLEEARHILASVDGVADIVRRAARGERGRLAIGFTSSAALHPFVPSVLRLFRETFVGVSVVLEEAGTGELLDALLHEKLDAAFIRSPLSGTQALQDEPILVEPMLLALPTDHPLAIDPSTPLPLAALATEAFVLYRRRVGLGLYDAILVACREAGFSPQVVQEAPRMTATLSLVAAGLGVSIVPASMQRLRGDGIVYRELSECRSLVAPLHLATRVGDTSSVLERFRELVVSAASTDV; this comes from the coding sequence ATGCTGGAGCTCAGGCAGCTTAAGGCCTTCGTCGCGATTGCCGAAGAAGGCTATATCACCCGCGCAGCAGAACGACTGGGCATGCAGCAACCGCCATTGACGCGCCTGTTGCAAAGTCTGGAAGCCGAGTTGGGCGTGGTGCTGATGGAGCGCCTGCCACGGGGCGTGCGTCCGACCACTGCGGGGTTGGCCTTGCTGGAAGAGGCACGACATATTTTGGCCAGCGTCGATGGTGTGGCCGACATTGTGCGCCGCGCTGCCCGGGGTGAACGTGGGCGCTTGGCGATTGGCTTCACCAGCTCTGCCGCCTTGCATCCATTTGTGCCCAGCGTGTTGCGCCTGTTTCGGGAAACCTTTGTCGGTGTTTCTGTTGTTTTGGAAGAAGCTGGCACGGGTGAACTGCTGGACGCGTTACTCCATGAAAAACTCGACGCGGCATTTATCCGTTCGCCGCTGAGCGGGACGCAGGCGTTGCAGGATGAACCGATTCTGGTGGAGCCGATGTTGCTGGCGCTGCCCACAGATCACCCGCTGGCTATCGATCCGTCGACACCGCTGCCGTTGGCGGCATTGGCCACCGAAGCCTTTGTGCTCTATCGGCGCCGGGTGGGACTTGGGTTGTATGACGCGATTCTGGTGGCGTGTCGCGAAGCAGGTTTCAGCCCGCAGGTTGTGCAAGAGGCGCCGCGCATGACGGCGACATTGAGCCTTGTGGCTGCAGGGCTTGGGGTTTCGATTGTGCCGGCATCCATGCAGCGGTTGCGGGGGGACGGGATTGTTTATCGAGAGCTGTCGGAGTGTCGTAGCCTGGTAGCGCCGTTGCATTTGGCAACGCGGGTGGGTGATACGTCTTCAGTGCTGGAGCGGTTTCGGGAACTGGTGGTGAGCGCCGCCTCTACTGATGTTTAG
- the tam gene encoding trans-aconitate 2-methyltransferase — protein sequence MTWSAKQYSMFEQQRTRPVRDLVAAIPDGDVRTAVDLGCGPGNSTEVLADRFPQALVTGMDSSYDMLVDARKRLPALNFELADIGAWNPAQKFDVILANASLQWLPDHATLYPHLVSQLTLGGTLAVQTPDNLDEPAHKLAREVAADGPWATKIGAVKHNERHTASYYFELLSKHCSTVDVWRTTYHHPLAGSAAVVEWFKGSALRPFLAPLTESEKSAFLDEYLARITKAYPALADGTVLLPFPRLFIIATR from the coding sequence ATGACCTGGTCAGCCAAGCAATACTCGATGTTCGAACAACAGCGCACCCGTCCCGTCCGGGATCTGGTGGCGGCCATCCCTGATGGCGACGTGCGCACCGCCGTCGACCTGGGCTGCGGCCCGGGCAACTCGACTGAGGTCCTGGCTGATCGCTTCCCGCAGGCGTTGGTCACCGGTATGGACAGCTCTTATGACATGCTGGTCGACGCCCGTAAGCGCCTGCCTGCGTTGAATTTTGAATTGGCTGATATCGGTGCCTGGAACCCGGCGCAGAAATTCGACGTCATCCTCGCCAATGCGTCGCTGCAATGGCTGCCCGACCACGCCACGCTGTATCCGCACCTGGTAAGTCAGTTGACGCTGGGCGGCACCCTGGCGGTGCAGACGCCCGACAACCTCGATGAACCGGCCCACAAGCTGGCGCGGGAAGTTGCCGCGGACGGTCCATGGGCCACAAAGATCGGCGCGGTGAAACATAACGAACGCCATACCGCGAGCTACTACTTTGAACTGCTGAGCAAACACTGCTCCACGGTGGATGTTTGGCGCACCACCTACCACCATCCGCTGGCAGGTTCTGCTGCGGTGGTGGAGTGGTTCAAAGGCTCGGCATTGCGCCCGTTCCTGGCGCCTCTGACCGAGTCAGAAAAGAGCGCCTTCCTGGACGAATACCTGGCGCGGATCACCAAGGCTTATCCAGCGCTGGCCGATGGCACTGTGTTGCTGCCGTTTCCGCGCCTTTTCATTATCGCTACCCGGTAA
- a CDS encoding cysteine hydrolase family protein, giving the protein MAKQALILIDIQNDYFPQGKWPLDGVDSAADKAQQVLQAFRQAGDAVIHVRHEFTSDDAPFFTPGSEGAHLHPKVLNQADEPVVLKHFVNAFRETNLRALLEQRSITELVVVGSMSHMCIDGVVRAAADMGYAVTVIHDACATRDLEFNGTTVPAAQVHAAFMSSLGFAYASVVSAEQFLSAD; this is encoded by the coding sequence ATGGCCAAACAAGCACTCATCCTAATCGATATCCAGAACGACTACTTCCCCCAGGGCAAGTGGCCGCTTGACGGGGTGGACTCAGCGGCAGACAAGGCACAGCAAGTGCTCCAGGCGTTTCGCCAGGCGGGCGATGCGGTGATTCATGTACGTCACGAATTTACCTCCGACGATGCGCCCTTCTTCACCCCAGGTTCGGAGGGTGCGCATCTGCACCCCAAGGTGCTGAACCAGGCCGATGAGCCGGTGGTGCTCAAGCATTTCGTCAATGCGTTCCGCGAAACCAACCTGCGGGCACTGCTGGAACAACGCAGCATCACCGAGTTGGTGGTGGTGGGGAGCATGAGCCATATGTGCATCGACGGCGTGGTGCGCGCGGCGGCGGATATGGGCTACGCCGTGACGGTAATCCACGATGCCTGCGCAACACGGGACCTCGAATTCAATGGCACCACCGTGCCGGCGGCCCAGGTGCATGCGGCGTTTATGTCGTCGTTGGGGTTTGCTTACGCGAGCGTGGTATCGGCGGAACAGTTCTTGTCCGCCGATTGA
- a CDS encoding GlxA family transcriptional regulator: MAIVELGVLIYSGAQMAAVHGLTDLFAVANRIAAEHQSEQLPSLRISHWQAETGHAPTRVFDSQPGSGNGLTALLIPPSIAGFSEGQASAELLDWLRQQHRTGTILGGVCVGSILMAESGLLDGRSATTHWTSAKSFAARYPAIRLEADKPIVDDGDLITTAGLMAWSELGLRLVDRLLGPSIAASTARFLVIEHSDSASECGSNFAPILAHGDAAILKVQHWLQASGAVDVSLAAMALEARLEERTFLRRFRAATGLKPTEYCQHLRVGKARQMLEFTNGTIDHIAWTVGYQDPGAFRATFKKITGLAPSDYRSRFGVTPTKAQA, from the coding sequence ATGGCGATCGTCGAGCTCGGCGTGCTGATCTACAGCGGTGCGCAAATGGCCGCCGTGCATGGCTTGACCGACCTGTTCGCGGTCGCCAACCGGATTGCGGCCGAGCATCAGTCCGAGCAACTGCCGTCTCTGCGCATCAGTCATTGGCAGGCCGAAACAGGCCATGCGCCGACCCGTGTGTTCGACAGCCAGCCCGGTAGCGGGAATGGGCTGACCGCCTTGCTGATTCCACCCTCCATCGCCGGCTTTTCCGAAGGCCAGGCGTCCGCTGAATTGCTGGATTGGCTGCGCCAGCAACACCGCACCGGGACCATTCTGGGCGGGGTGTGCGTGGGCTCGATCCTGATGGCGGAAAGCGGCCTGTTGGACGGTCGCAGCGCCACCACGCACTGGACATCGGCCAAATCATTCGCCGCCCGTTATCCGGCGATTCGCCTGGAAGCCGACAAACCCATCGTCGACGACGGCGACCTGATCACCACCGCCGGCCTTATGGCCTGGTCCGAACTGGGCCTGCGCCTGGTGGACCGTTTGCTCGGCCCGAGCATCGCTGCCAGCACTGCGCGTTTCCTGGTGATCGAACACAGCGACAGCGCCAGTGAATGCGGGAGTAACTTTGCGCCGATCCTCGCCCATGGCGACGCTGCGATTCTCAAGGTGCAGCATTGGCTGCAGGCCAGCGGTGCGGTGGATGTTTCGTTGGCTGCCATGGCGCTAGAGGCGAGACTTGAGGAGCGCACCTTCCTGCGACGGTTCCGCGCCGCTACGGGTTTGAAACCCACCGAATACTGCCAGCACCTGCGAGTGGGCAAGGCGCGGCAGATGCTGGAGTTCACCAACGGCACCATTGATCACATTGCCTGGACCGTGGGTTACCAGGACCCCGGCGCCTTCCGCGCCACCTTCAAGAAAATCACCGGGCTGGCGCCAAGCGACTACCGCAGCCGTTTCGGCGTAACCCCAACAAAGGCCCAAGCCTGA